Proteins found in one Paenibacillus borealis genomic segment:
- a CDS encoding SpoIIE family protein phosphatase, with protein sequence MRILIVDDNPTNVIIIREILKKEDYRNFITASSAKDMLKLLGVGSGADVKHPKQSDVDLILLDMMMPEMDGIEACRVVQQYEHLKDIPIIMVTAVGDSKKLAEALDAGAVDYVTKPINKVELMARIRLALRLKREKDWHKERDQRIQDELKLAALVQNAVLSLPLTDETFEVHAIYQPSFELAGDLYAWYPLGDGRYAVILLDMMGHGISSSLFCMFLASVLKDTVTTYVEPEKVIQELNRRFNQLYIEKQLVQYYFTAIYLVIDTRMKRIDYVNAGHPPALLFEGEATTPVLLESNCHPVGLFDRIDIQPQSLSYEEEGHLVLFTDGLLEMVEGEQAEQLDFMIGHLNAGHDWQEEVMRTAFLNEPVNQERDDDKCLVWITLKKGTDRE encoded by the coding sequence TTGAGAATTTTAATCGTAGATGACAATCCGACCAATGTAATCATTATCCGTGAAATCCTGAAAAAAGAAGATTACCGGAATTTTATAACGGCCTCGTCCGCTAAAGATATGTTGAAGCTGCTCGGTGTGGGTTCAGGAGCGGATGTGAAGCATCCCAAGCAGTCGGATGTGGATTTAATACTGCTGGATATGATGATGCCGGAGATGGATGGCATTGAGGCTTGCCGTGTGGTTCAACAATACGAGCATCTGAAGGACATTCCTATTATTATGGTTACCGCTGTCGGAGACTCCAAGAAGCTCGCAGAGGCACTTGATGCTGGTGCTGTAGATTATGTTACTAAACCGATTAACAAAGTAGAACTGATGGCCCGCATCCGTCTGGCGCTGCGGCTGAAACGCGAGAAGGACTGGCATAAGGAGCGGGATCAGCGCATCCAGGATGAGCTGAAGCTCGCTGCCTTAGTGCAGAATGCAGTACTCAGCTTACCGCTTACGGATGAGACGTTTGAGGTGCATGCTATTTATCAGCCTTCCTTTGAGCTGGCCGGTGATTTATACGCCTGGTACCCGCTGGGTGACGGGCGTTATGCCGTCATTCTGCTGGACATGATGGGACACGGCATCTCTTCATCGCTGTTCTGTATGTTCCTGGCTTCGGTATTGAAGGATACTGTGACTACCTATGTTGAGCCGGAAAAGGTTATTCAGGAACTCAACAGGCGCTTCAACCAGCTCTATATTGAGAAGCAGCTGGTCCAATATTACTTTACGGCAATCTATCTTGTGATTGATACGCGGATGAAGCGGATTGATTATGTGAATGCCGGGCACCCGCCGGCGCTGTTGTTCGAAGGAGAAGCTACAACTCCTGTTCTCCTGGAGAGCAATTGCCACCCTGTAGGGCTGTTTGACCGGATTGATATTCAGCCGCAGAGCCTCAGCTATGAGGAAGAAGGTCATCTGGTGCTGTTTACGGACGGCTTGCTGGAGATGGTTGAGGGAGAGCAGGCAGAACAGCTCGATTTCATGATCGGGCATTTGAATGCCGGCCATGACTGGCAGGAAGAGGTTATGCGCACTGCTTTCCTGAATGAGCCTGTTAATCAGGAGCGCGATGACGATAAGTGTCTGGTATGGATCACGCTGAAGAAAGGAACAGATCGGGAATGA
- a CDS encoding general stress protein produces the protein MDSIGTQAYAKLLENGVQAIEEVNRLRSSGYTRDDLYVISHDEDREGRIVDAADVNEVGLSEEGLFGAIANLFRSRGDALRFKITSLGFSAAEAAFYEKELDLGKVLVIAKRNPK, from the coding sequence ATGGATTCAATCGGTACACAGGCGTATGCCAAGTTGCTGGAGAATGGTGTTCAGGCGATAGAAGAAGTGAATCGGCTGCGTAGCAGCGGTTATACAAGAGATGACCTCTACGTGATTAGTCACGATGAAGACCGCGAAGGCCGTATCGTGGATGCTGCAGACGTAAATGAGGTCGGGCTCAGCGAGGAAGGATTATTTGGCGCGATTGCCAACCTTTTCCGTTCACGCGGCGACGCCCTCCGTTTCAAGATTACTTCGCTGGGCTTCAGCGCGGCGGAAGCGGCATTTTATGAGAAAGAGCTCGATTTGGGTAAAGTTCTCGTTATTGCCAAAAGAAATCCGAAATAA
- a CDS encoding DUF948 domain-containing protein has protein sequence MIIELSVALVAVAFAVLVFFLIKTLKSAKESLDKVSQTLQEVQKTIDELTYEVKTTVRHANDITADVQGKIQKIDPIVDSVKNLGDVMNELTLTVKQVSVTVIEKFRKSRELKDKAKAVSIEEVPLTPSEERTIQSYDAVNASKSKGKIATALKGVDAAAAIWQKFRH, from the coding sequence ATGATCATTGAACTTAGCGTAGCACTAGTTGCTGTTGCATTCGCAGTCCTCGTATTCTTCTTAATTAAAACCTTGAAATCAGCGAAGGAATCCCTCGATAAGGTCAGTCAGACTCTGCAGGAAGTGCAAAAGACCATTGATGAGCTTACCTATGAAGTGAAAACAACGGTCAGACATGCCAACGATATCACTGCCGATGTTCAGGGCAAGATTCAGAAGATTGATCCTATTGTCGATTCTGTGAAGAACCTCGGTGACGTGATGAATGAACTGACACTGACCGTGAAGCAGGTTTCGGTAACCGTCATTGAGAAATTCCGCAAATCGCGTGAACTTAAGGATAAGGCCAAAGCTGTATCCATTGAAGAAGTTCCGCTTACTCCGTCCGAAGAAAGAACAATTCAATCCTATGATGCGGTAAATGCAAGCAAGTCCAAGGGTAAAATAGCAACAGCGCTTAAGGGCGTGGATGCTGCAGCCGCCATCTGGCAGAAGTTCCGCCATTAA
- a CDS encoding DUF1328 domain-containing protein, which produces MLRWSVILLVVALIAGIFGFFNIVAAAVGIAKVLFYIFLILFVVSLFMGRRGRSM; this is translated from the coding sequence ATGTTAAGATGGTCAGTAATTCTGCTGGTAGTTGCTCTGATTGCCGGTATCTTCGGTTTCTTCAATATTGTGGCGGCCGCTGTAGGCATCGCCAAAGTATTGTTCTACATCTTCCTGATTCTCTTCGTTGTTTCGCTCTTTATGGGACGCAGGGGACGGTCAATGTAG
- a CDS encoding SH3 domain-containing C40 family peptidase yields the protein MIVSHKKLTASLLVSATLALSLGVLNPQQSFADSVSSNSALAASAIQTGVIESSVRLRTTPSTSGKVLRYLSKGDQVTILEATNSYWYKVRTADGEIGYTSTGDQYISVITAPSATPAAHTAVIQSTVRLRETPSTSGKVLGYLYKNDQVTILEATNSYWYKVRTANGTTGYTSSEDQYIEATATPAPAPVPTPVPTPAPTPVPTAPTQAAVIERVIAAGMGYLGTPYEFGSSRNDTSTFDCSDFIRQIFMDAANLKLPADSRQQGDWVKQNSAVVTDIAGLKRGDLMFFMDYKGSSASAYAGIDKSAARITHVAMYLGDGQLLQTYSVSSGGVRVDKLSASWVNRFLYGGSVIR from the coding sequence ATGATCGTATCACATAAGAAACTGACAGCATCGTTACTGGTCTCAGCAACACTTGCACTATCCTTGGGAGTGTTAAATCCTCAGCAGTCCTTCGCCGACTCGGTTTCTTCCAATTCGGCCTTGGCTGCGTCAGCTATACAGACAGGTGTAATTGAATCTTCGGTCCGGCTGCGCACGACTCCATCTACTAGCGGTAAAGTATTAAGGTACCTCAGTAAGGGAGACCAGGTAACAATCCTGGAAGCGACTAACAGCTATTGGTACAAAGTTAGAACTGCAGACGGCGAGATCGGTTATACCAGTACGGGAGACCAATACATCAGTGTGATTACGGCCCCGTCCGCTACACCTGCAGCACATACAGCAGTCATCCAGTCCACAGTCCGTCTTCGGGAGACGCCTTCCACGAGCGGTAAAGTGCTGGGATACCTATACAAGAATGACCAGGTTACGATCCTGGAAGCGACTAACAGCTATTGGTACAAAGTAAGAACAGCTAACGGTACAACCGGTTATACAAGCTCGGAGGATCAGTATATTGAAGCAACGGCAACACCTGCTCCGGCGCCTGTACCTACACCGGTGCCAACACCTGCACCTACGCCAGTTCCAACGGCTCCGACTCAGGCGGCTGTAATTGAACGGGTAATTGCTGCGGGAATGGGCTACCTTGGCACACCGTATGAGTTCGGCTCCAGCCGGAATGATACCAGCACGTTCGATTGTTCCGATTTCATCCGCCAGATCTTCATGGACGCAGCGAATCTGAAGCTGCCTGCCGATTCACGGCAGCAGGGGGATTGGGTGAAACAGAACAGCGCCGTAGTAACGGACATTGCAGGGTTGAAACGCGGGGATTTGATGTTCTTCATGGATTATAAAGGAAGCTCGGCTTCTGCATATGCGGGAATCGACAAATCTGCAGCAAGAATTACGCATGTGGCGATGTATCTTGGAGACGGGCAGTTATTGCAGACCTATTCCGTATCTTCCGGCGGCGTAAGAGTAGACAAATTAAGCGCTTCTTGGGTGAATCGTTTCCTTTATGGAGGCTCGGTCATCCGCTAA
- a CDS encoding cation diffusion facilitator family transporter, producing MTDIYEDIRKGEKGALVSIVAYLVLSAFKLVCGYLFASSALLADGFNNLTDIVASLAVLIGLRISRKPPDSDHTYGHFRAETVAALMASFIMAMVGIQVIVEAVRSLFEGAKATPQLWSAGVALVCAVAMMGVYIYNKRLAKQINNNALMAAAKDNFSDAMVSIGAAVGIVGAQFGLPWIDSAAAVAVGLLISKTAWDIFRDSTYRLTDGFDEDKLLDLRSTIARTPGVEGIKDLKARVHGNHVLVDVVVEVNAQMTVMEGHAISDSIEERMSKLHNIMNVQVHVEPKD from the coding sequence ATGACCGATATTTATGAGGATATACGCAAAGGAGAAAAAGGCGCACTGGTCAGTATTGTCGCTTATCTGGTTTTGTCTGCTTTCAAGCTGGTCTGCGGCTACTTGTTTGCTTCCAGCGCACTCCTGGCAGACGGCTTCAACAATCTGACTGATATTGTGGCTTCACTTGCGGTGCTGATTGGTCTGCGTATCTCACGGAAGCCGCCGGATTCAGATCATACCTACGGGCATTTCCGGGCCGAGACGGTCGCTGCGCTGATGGCTTCTTTTATCATGGCGATGGTCGGCATTCAGGTTATTGTGGAAGCGGTGCGCTCCTTGTTTGAAGGGGCGAAGGCAACGCCGCAGCTCTGGTCGGCGGGAGTTGCCCTGGTGTGTGCCGTGGCCATGATGGGGGTATATATATATAACAAGCGTTTGGCGAAGCAGATTAACAACAATGCGCTGATGGCTGCAGCCAAGGATAATTTCTCGGATGCCATGGTTAGTATCGGAGCTGCTGTAGGTATTGTCGGAGCACAGTTCGGCCTCCCGTGGATCGATTCCGCTGCCGCTGTTGCGGTCGGATTGCTGATCTCCAAGACGGCCTGGGATATTTTCCGCGACTCCACTTACCGGCTGACTGACGGCTTTGACGAAGATAAACTGCTTGATCTGCGCAGCACCATTGCCCGGACACCTGGAGTAGAAGGCATCAAGGATTTGAAAGCACGTGTTCACGGCAATCATGTGCTGGTTGATGTAGTTGTAGAAGTAAATGCGCAGATGACTGTGATGGAGGGGCACGCCATCAGTGACTCCATCGAAGAGCGGATGAGTAAACTCCACAACATAATGAATGTGCAGGTTCACGTCGAGCCCAAAGACTAA
- a CDS encoding ABC-F family ATP-binding cassette domain-containing protein has product MISTSGVTLRYGKRALFEDVNIKFTPGNCYGLIGANGAGKSTFLKILSGEIEANIGDVHITPGERLAILKQNHFEYDEFQVLETVIMGHTRLYEIMKEKDALYAKSDFTEADGLRAGELEGEFAELNGWDAEPDAAAMLIGLGITREMHDKQMAELSGNEKVRVLLAQALFGRPNNLLLDEPTNHLDLESIGWLENFLMDYEGTVIVVSHDRHFLNKVCTHIADIDFGKIQMYVGNYDFWYESSQLAQALQRDSNKKKEEKMKELQAFIQRFSANASKSKQATSRKKQLEKITLDDIRPSNRKYPFLNFKPEREAGKQLLTVSGLSKSVDGEQLLDEVSFVVNKGDKIAFVGPYSQPKSLLFDVLMGEKEADAGEYTWGVTTTQAYFPKDNSNYFDGVNMNLVEWLRQYSKDQDETFLRGFLGRMLFAGEEALKKASVLSGGEKVRCMLAKMMLNGANVLVFDEPTNHLDLESITALNNGLIDFDGTILFTSHDHQFIQTIANRIIEITPAGIIDRSMSYDEYLESPEIKEMRARMYPVEA; this is encoded by the coding sequence ATGATTAGCACAAGCGGCGTAACACTCCGCTACGGAAAACGCGCACTATTTGAGGACGTAAACATAAAATTCACCCCCGGCAACTGCTATGGTCTGATTGGCGCGAACGGCGCCGGCAAATCAACCTTTCTAAAGATTCTGTCCGGAGAGATCGAAGCCAACATCGGCGATGTGCATATTACACCCGGCGAACGTCTGGCCATACTGAAACAGAACCATTTCGAGTATGATGAATTCCAGGTTCTGGAGACGGTAATCATGGGTCATACCCGCCTTTATGAAATTATGAAGGAGAAGGATGCCCTGTACGCCAAGAGCGACTTCACGGAAGCTGACGGTCTTCGCGCCGGTGAGCTGGAAGGCGAATTTGCTGAACTGAACGGCTGGGATGCAGAGCCTGATGCAGCTGCTATGCTGATCGGACTTGGGATCACACGTGAAATGCATGACAAACAAATGGCCGAACTCAGCGGCAACGAGAAGGTACGGGTATTGCTTGCACAAGCGTTGTTCGGACGCCCGAATAACCTGCTGCTCGATGAGCCTACCAACCATTTGGATCTCGAATCCATCGGCTGGCTGGAGAACTTCCTCATGGACTACGAAGGCACCGTTATCGTGGTATCCCATGACCGTCACTTCCTGAACAAGGTCTGCACGCATATTGCGGATATCGATTTCGGCAAAATCCAGATGTACGTCGGCAACTACGACTTCTGGTATGAGTCCAGCCAGCTGGCCCAGGCGCTGCAGCGCGATTCGAACAAGAAGAAGGAAGAGAAGATGAAGGAGCTGCAGGCCTTTATCCAGCGCTTCTCGGCCAATGCTTCCAAATCGAAACAGGCTACTTCCCGTAAGAAGCAGCTCGAGAAGATTACGCTGGACGATATCCGTCCTTCTAACCGTAAATATCCTTTCTTGAACTTCAAGCCTGAGCGTGAAGCCGGCAAACAGCTTCTTACGGTCAGCGGACTGAGCAAGTCGGTTGACGGTGAGCAGCTGCTGGATGAAGTCAGCTTTGTGGTGAACAAGGGTGACAAGATCGCTTTCGTAGGTCCATACTCTCAACCGAAATCGCTGCTGTTCGATGTGCTTATGGGCGAGAAGGAAGCAGATGCCGGTGAATATACTTGGGGGGTTACAACAACCCAGGCTTATTTCCCTAAGGATAACTCGAACTATTTCGACGGTGTGAACATGAACCTGGTAGAATGGCTTCGCCAGTATTCCAAGGATCAGGATGAAACGTTCCTGCGCGGATTCCTGGGCCGGATGCTGTTCGCCGGTGAAGAAGCGCTGAAGAAGGCGAGCGTACTGTCCGGGGGCGAGAAGGTTCGCTGCATGCTGGCCAAGATGATGCTTAACGGGGCGAATGTGCTAGTGTTTGATGAGCCTACCAACCACTTGGATCTGGAATCGATCACAGCGCTCAATAACGGTCTGATCGACTTTGACGGCACCATCCTGTTCACTTCACATGACCATCAGTTCATTCAGACGATCGCCAACCGCATCATTGAGATTACACCGGCAGGAATTATTGACCGCTCGATGAGCTATGATGAGTATCTGGAGAGTCCGGAAATTAAGGAAATGCGTGCCCGGATGTACCCGGTAGAGGCTTAG
- a CDS encoding MBL fold metallo-hydrolase: protein MARIRYNNIDNVSTDKTLKEFRQWREERRRKKKDYTYKVPNHPPQLAYLAGNRLDTTITWIGHSTFFLQYEGLNIITDPIWARRLGFEKRIGQPGIPIEEIPPVDLILISHSHYDHLHIASIRKLYRAGTTLVVPEGLKRKMVRKGFPDCLEMQWWQELTLGAVKLTFVPTQHWTRRTPFDTNSSHWGGYVLQPADPQKHPEGEEGKGQRKLPPNLYFAGDSGFFPGFKEIGSRFKLHVALMPIGAYEPEWFMNSQHVNPEEAVQAFVDVGAELMIPMHFGTFRLADDTAREALDRMELARAAQGISEERIRTLGYGETLVLHPEDRPPGQ, encoded by the coding sequence ATGGCTAGAATACGCTACAACAACATCGATAATGTAAGCACCGATAAAACGCTTAAGGAATTCCGCCAATGGCGCGAAGAACGCCGCCGGAAGAAGAAGGATTATACCTATAAAGTGCCGAATCATCCGCCGCAGCTGGCTTATCTGGCCGGGAACCGGCTGGATACGACGATTACGTGGATCGGGCACTCCACTTTTTTTCTGCAATATGAAGGGCTTAATATCATTACGGACCCGATCTGGGCGCGCAGACTGGGGTTTGAGAAGCGGATCGGTCAGCCGGGGATTCCGATTGAGGAGATTCCGCCGGTTGATCTTATTCTGATTTCCCATTCCCATTATGATCATCTGCATATCGCCTCCATCCGCAAATTGTACCGGGCAGGAACGACCCTCGTGGTGCCGGAAGGACTGAAGCGCAAAATGGTCCGCAAAGGGTTCCCGGACTGCCTGGAGATGCAGTGGTGGCAGGAGCTTACGCTGGGTGCCGTCAAGCTGACCTTCGTCCCGACCCAGCACTGGACCCGGCGGACACCGTTTGATACGAATTCCTCACACTGGGGCGGTTATGTGCTTCAGCCGGCGGATCCGCAGAAGCACCCTGAAGGCGAAGAGGGCAAGGGGCAGCGTAAGCTTCCGCCGAATCTGTATTTTGCCGGGGACAGCGGCTTCTTTCCGGGCTTCAAGGAGATTGGCAGCCGCTTTAAGCTGCATGTCGCACTGATGCCGATCGGCGCTTATGAGCCGGAGTGGTTCATGAACTCCCAGCATGTGAATCCCGAGGAGGCTGTGCAGGCATTCGTGGATGTGGGGGCGGAGCTCATGATTCCGATGCATTTCGGGACGTTCAGGCTGGCTGATGACACCGCGCGCGAAGCGCTGGACCGGATGGAGCTGGCACGTGCAGCACAGGGGATCAGCGAGGAACGCATCCGTACCTTAGGTTATGGTGAAACGCTGGTGTTGCATCCTGAGGACCGGCCTCCCGGACAATAA
- a CDS encoding virulence factor, whose amino-acid sequence MKITFIEPTPSPNTMKLHLDESLEPGIRRTYTPESRRSAPSWAQDMLEIPGVTSIYHAADFAALERKGSADWAAILREVQNRFGADGLSADFSLSDENAGAHFGEAQVFVQMFRAIPIQIRVKTGAKEERIALSSRFTQAVTDVASAVLIKERKLTDYGVRYGEPADIAREVEQELEAAYPQERLDSLVQQAIAHGAAGEFVEQRHKKEQAELLRDLQDADWRVRYAALEDLAPSEQLLPELRTALHDPKLHIRRLAVVYLGDIRTPGAMELLYEAMQDSAPAVRRTAGDTLSDIGDPAATPVMTASLSDASKLVRWRAARFLYEVGTAEAQEALSIAAEDPEFEVGLQAKMALERILSGEEAAGTVWQQMSERRRT is encoded by the coding sequence ATGAAGATCACATTTATTGAACCGACTCCAAGTCCAAATACGATGAAGCTTCATCTGGACGAAAGTCTGGAACCCGGCATCCGCCGGACCTATACGCCGGAAAGCCGACGTTCTGCCCCTTCCTGGGCGCAGGATATGCTGGAAATCCCTGGTGTCACAAGTATCTATCATGCTGCCGATTTCGCTGCCCTGGAACGCAAGGGCAGTGCCGATTGGGCCGCTATTCTCCGCGAGGTCCAGAACCGCTTCGGCGCGGACGGCCTTTCCGCCGATTTCAGCCTGAGCGATGAGAACGCCGGCGCCCATTTCGGGGAAGCCCAGGTGTTCGTGCAGATGTTCCGCGCGATCCCGATTCAGATCCGCGTCAAGACCGGCGCGAAGGAAGAGCGCATCGCGTTGTCCAGCCGCTTCACGCAGGCGGTGACCGATGTGGCCAGCGCCGTGCTGATCAAAGAGCGCAAGCTCACCGATTACGGCGTACGCTACGGCGAGCCGGCAGACATTGCGCGCGAGGTCGAGCAGGAGCTGGAGGCGGCGTATCCGCAGGAACGCCTCGACTCCCTCGTGCAGCAGGCGATCGCGCACGGGGCTGCCGGCGAGTTCGTCGAGCAGCGGCACAAGAAAGAGCAGGCCGAGCTGCTGCGCGACCTGCAGGATGCGGACTGGCGCGTGCGCTACGCCGCGCTGGAGGACCTGGCGCCGAGCGAGCAGCTCCTGCCGGAGCTGCGCACGGCGCTGCACGACCCCAAGCTGCATATCCGCAGATTGGCGGTCGTGTACCTGGGCGACATCCGCACGCCAGGGGCGATGGAGCTGCTCTATGAGGCGATGCAGGACAGCGCCCCCGCCGTCCGGCGCACCGCCGGCGACACGCTGTCCGACATCGGCGACCCGGCAGCGACGCCGGTGATGACGGCGTCGCTGAGTGATGCCAGCAAGCTGGTGCGCTGGCGGGCGGCACGCTTCCTGTATGAGGTCGGCACGGCCGAAGCCCAGGAAGCCCTAAGCATTGCGGCCGAGGATCCTGAATTCGAGGTCGGACTGCAGGCCAAGATGGCGCTGGAGCGGATCCTGTCCGGCGAAGAGGCTGCGGGCACCGTCTGGCAGCAGATGTCTGAGCGCCGGCGGACCTGA
- a CDS encoding amino acid permease gives MQAKQDTQPAVQAGNANTPGLRKTFKARHLTMIALGGSIGTGLFLASGGAIASSGPGGALLAYTAVGIMVYFLMTSLGELATYLPDSGSFSTYGTRFVSPAFGFAIGWNFWYNWAVTIAAELSAATVIIKYWFPDSPSMLWSLLFLLIMFGLNFLSSRGYGESEYWFAIIKIITVVVFLVVGVLMIFGIMGGKAVGLSNFQLGGSSFHGGFFAFVGVFMAAGFSFQGTELVGVAAGESENPRKNVPVAIRQVFWRILIFYIFAILVIGLLIPYTNPDLLRGGIDDIGVSPFTIVFNKAGLAIAASVMNAVILSSVLSAGNSGMYASTRVLYAMAKDGMAPRALGKLNRRGVPVGALLVTTAVGMLAFLASFFGDGAVYNWLLNASGMCGFINWLGIAVCHYRFRRAFIKQGHSLDELPYRAKWFPFGPLFAFALCMVAVFGQNMGAFTGSKIDWYGILVSYVSVPLFLLIWLGYGWFRKSSIVPLDKCDLSTHAE, from the coding sequence ATGCAAGCGAAGCAAGATACGCAGCCGGCAGTACAGGCAGGTAACGCCAATACTCCGGGCCTGCGCAAAACATTCAAAGCAAGACATCTGACCATGATCGCCCTGGGCGGTTCCATCGGAACCGGCCTGTTCCTGGCCAGCGGCGGTGCGATCGCCTCCTCCGGTCCGGGCGGAGCCCTGCTTGCCTATACCGCAGTCGGCATTATGGTCTATTTCCTTATGACCAGCCTCGGCGAGCTGGCGACTTATTTGCCGGATTCCGGTTCCTTCAGCACGTACGGAACCCGGTTTGTCAGTCCCGCCTTCGGCTTCGCCATCGGCTGGAACTTCTGGTACAACTGGGCGGTAACGATAGCAGCAGAGCTGTCGGCTGCTACCGTCATTATTAAATACTGGTTCCCGGACAGCCCCTCCATGCTCTGGAGCCTGTTGTTCCTGCTGATCATGTTCGGCCTGAACTTCCTCTCCTCACGCGGTTACGGCGAGTCGGAATATTGGTTTGCCATCATCAAGATCATCACCGTCGTTGTCTTCCTCGTTGTCGGAGTCCTCATGATCTTCGGCATTATGGGCGGCAAGGCTGTGGGACTCAGCAACTTCCAGCTTGGAGGCAGCTCGTTCCACGGCGGCTTCTTCGCTTTCGTCGGGGTCTTCATGGCCGCCGGCTTCTCCTTCCAGGGGACGGAGCTGGTCGGGGTCGCTGCGGGCGAGAGTGAGAATCCCCGCAAGAATGTACCTGTGGCCATCCGCCAGGTATTCTGGCGCATTCTGATCTTCTATATCTTCGCTATTCTCGTAATCGGCCTGCTGATTCCATACACGAATCCCGATCTGCTCCGCGGCGGAATTGATGATATCGGTGTCAGCCCGTTCACGATCGTCTTTAACAAGGCCGGACTGGCAATTGCCGCTTCAGTAATGAACGCCGTCATCCTCAGCTCCGTCCTGTCAGCCGGTAATTCCGGGATGTATGCCTCTACACGTGTCCTGTACGCCATGGCGAAGGACGGCATGGCTCCGCGTGCCCTCGGCAAGCTGAACCGCAGAGGCGTGCCTGTAGGCGCGCTGCTCGTGACCACAGCTGTCGGCATGCTGGCCTTCCTCGCCTCCTTCTTCGGAGACGGCGCGGTTTACAACTGGCTGCTGAACGCCTCCGGGATGTGCGGCTTCATCAACTGGCTCGGGATTGCCGTCTGTCATTACCGCTTCCGCCGCGCCTTCATCAAGCAGGGACATTCGCTTGATGAACTGCCTTACCGGGCGAAATGGTTCCCGTTCGGTCCGCTATTTGCCTTCGCGCTCTGTATGGTGGCCGTATTCGGCCAGAACATGGGCGCCTTCACCGGTTCCAAGATCGACTGGTACGGCATTCTGGTCTCTTACGTTAGCGTACCACTGTTCCTGTTGATCTGGCTGGGCTACGGCTGGTTCCGCAAGAGCAGCATTGTCCCGCTCGACAAATGTGACCTGAGCACTCACGCAGAGTAA
- a CDS encoding IS3 family transposase gives MRFQFIEDHRSEFPVEKMCNVFQVSRSGYYKWRTAKPSPQATRKALLLKRITYHFHDSHGRYGSPKITVLLKREGYKVSERTVGKYMRELGLRSCVAKRFRVHTTDSNHPLPIAPNLLNQQFQTEKPNQAWVADITYIPCREGRMYLASVLDLCTREIVGWRLGDRMTTDLVQGALDDAYQAKRPGKGLIHHSDRGSQYASADYRGRLEKYQMTASMSRKGNCYDNACIESFHSLLKKEFVYWTRFKTKKQAYDSIYQYIEFFYNCKRIHGALGYVSPVQFAATFKRKTA, from the coding sequence CTGAGATTCCAGTTTATAGAAGATCATCGCTCCGAGTTCCCAGTGGAGAAGATGTGCAACGTCTTTCAGGTATCACGGAGCGGTTATTACAAATGGAGAACAGCGAAGCCCAGCCCCCAAGCCACCCGCAAAGCGTTACTGCTTAAGCGGATTACCTATCATTTTCACGACTCGCATGGTCGTTACGGTAGCCCCAAAATTACGGTTCTCTTGAAGCGTGAGGGGTACAAGGTAAGCGAACGCACAGTAGGAAAGTACATGAGAGAACTGGGCCTGCGCTCCTGTGTCGCGAAGAGGTTTCGCGTACACACGACCGACTCTAACCATCCTTTGCCCATTGCCCCTAACTTGCTGAACCAGCAATTCCAAACCGAAAAGCCAAACCAGGCGTGGGTCGCAGATATTACTTACATTCCCTGTCGGGAAGGGCGGATGTACTTGGCGAGCGTGCTGGACCTATGCACCCGGGAGATCGTAGGCTGGCGGCTGGGCGACCGGATGACCACAGACCTCGTACAGGGCGCTCTAGACGATGCCTACCAAGCGAAACGCCCCGGGAAGGGCTTGATTCACCATTCGGATCGAGGCTCGCAGTATGCCTCTGCAGACTACCGGGGACGCCTGGAGAAGTACCAGATGACTGCAAGTATGAGCCGCAAAGGGAACTGTTATGATAACGCCTGTATCGAATCTTTTCACAGCCTCTTGAAAAAAGAGTTTGTGTACTGGACTCGATTTAAAACAAAGAAGCAGGCCTATGATTCCATCTACCAATACATTGAATTTTTCTACAACTGTAAACGAATCCATGGGGCACTGGGTTACGTATCTCCGGTTCAGTTTGCAGCAACATTTAAGCGGAAAACCGCTTAG
- a CDS encoding transposase gives MSGTRRSYNEEYKKQTVKYIQEQTKTVAELALELDIPAKTLHQWLGKYRSFQSEPIATPDKVRELERQLKERDQQVADLTEEMAILKKAVHIFSNPKN, from the coding sequence ATGAGTGGAACACGGAGAAGCTACAATGAAGAATATAAAAAACAGACCGTAAAGTATATCCAGGAGCAAACCAAGACGGTGGCAGAACTCGCCCTGGAACTGGACATCCCCGCCAAAACCCTGCACCAATGGCTGGGGAAGTACCGGTCGTTTCAGAGTGAGCCCATAGCCACCCCAGACAAAGTCAGAGAGTTGGAACGTCAACTGAAGGAACGCGACCAACAGGTGGCAGACCTGACGGAGGAAATGGCCATCCTAAAAAAAGCAGTGCACATCTTCAGCAACCCAAAGAACTGA